A window of Mangifera indica cultivar Alphonso chromosome 11, CATAS_Mindica_2.1, whole genome shotgun sequence contains these coding sequences:
- the LOC123229480 gene encoding pentatricopeptide repeat-containing protein At1g62930, chloroplastic-like isoform X5, producing the protein MVSVGCRPDVVTVGSLITGLCRTEMSDEGVKPNEVTFTVLMDELCKNGKIDEANGLLQLMINRGIHPNTISYNAILSGYCLAGRIEDARKLFDSMESKGCKPNVFSFNILMDGMCLANKIDDAKELFSLMFSKGCKPNVVSYTTLINWYCKNRKADEAICVYKEMTSKGIQPTIVTFNTLLKGLFIYGKVGHAKKLFGEMQLSNVPPNLITYNILIDGFCKNGCVLGAVELFHSLRNGNIHPDIITFNCLIDGLCKTRRLNIALELFNRWRNEGFVPDVVTYNILLYGLCKEGKLEMASNLLSDMEQNDCAPDCIIFNTLMSGFLQNNETSKVVELLHKMKERNVKPDASMASIILDLLQRYKNYSEVLNLLPSFSKEEPTDS; encoded by the exons ATGGTTTCTGTTGGATGTAGGCCTGATGTGGTTACAGTTGGGAGTTTGATCACTGGCTTGTGTCGAACAG AAATGTCGGATGAAGGTGTAAAGCCTAATGAGGTGACATTTACTGTGCTTATGGATGAACTTTGTAAGAATGGGAAGATTGATGAAGCCAATGGATTGCTCCAACTAATGATTAATAGAGGTATTCACCCCAACACAATTTCTTACAATGCAATTTTAAGTGGTTATTGCTTGGCAGGTAGAATTGAGGATGCAAGAAAACTATTTGATTCCATGGAAAGTAAGGGGTGTAAGCCTAATGTTTTTAGCTTCAATATTTTAATGGATGGTATGTGCTTggcaaataaaattgatgatgctaaggaattgttttctttgatgtttAGTAAGGGATGCAAACCTAATGTAGTTAGCTACACTACGTTGATCAATTGGTATTGTAAGAATCGAAAAGCTGATGAAGCTATTTGTGTTTATAAGGAAATGACCTCAAAGGGAATTCAGCCAACAATCGTTACATTTAACACCTTGCTAAAAGGTCTTTTCATATATGGTAAAGTTGGACATGCAAAAAAACTATTTGGTGAGATGCAACTTAGTAATGTTCCTCCCAATTTAATTACGTATAATATTCTTATTGATGGGTTTTGCAAAAATGGTTGTGTTTTGGGGGCTGTTGAACTGTTTCATTCTTTAAGAAACGGAAACATTCATCCTGACATCATTACTTTCAATTGTCTCATTGATGGTTTGTGCAAAACAAGAAGACTCAATATTGCTTTGGAACTATTTAACAGATGGCGCAATGAAGGATTTGTTCCAGATGTTGTGACATATAACATTCTGTTGTATGGACTTTGTAAAGAAGGGAAGTTGGAGATGGCAAGTAATTTGTTATCAGATATGGAGCAAAATGATTGTGCTCCAGATTGCATCATTTTTAATACTCTTATGTCTGGTTTCTTGCAAAATAATGAGACTTCAAAAGTGGTAGAacttcttcacaaaatgaaagagagaaatgtgaaGCCAGATGCATCCATGGCTTCAATTATTCTAGATTTACTACAAAGGTATAAAAACTACAGTGAAGTCCTAAATTTGCTACCATCATTCTCAAAAGAAGAACCTACGGATAGTTGA
- the LOC123229480 gene encoding pentatricopeptide repeat-containing protein At1g62930, chloroplastic-like isoform X3, which translates to MNNGNGEFGVICKPNVVCYAAIIDGLCKYGLVDKAKKLFSEMKSKAVNPNVITYNTLIYGLCNTSNWEEAKTLFAEMSDEGVKPNEVTFTVLMDELCKNGKIDEANGLLQLMINRGIHPNTISYNAILSGYCLAGRIEDARKLFDSMESKGCKPNVFSFNILMDGMCLANKIDDAKELFSLMFSKGCKPNVVSYTTLINWYCKNRKADEAICVYKEMTSKGIQPTIVTFNTLLKGLFIYGKVGHAKKLFGEMQLSNVPPNLITYNILIDGFCKNGCVLGAVELFHSLRNGNIHPDIITFNCLIDGLCKTRRLNIALELFNRWRNEGFVPDVVTYNILLYGLCKEGKLEMASNLLSDMEQNDCAPDCIIFNTLMSGFLQNNETSKVVELLHKMKERNVKPDASMASIILDLLQRYKNYSEVLNLLPSFSKEEPTDS; encoded by the coding sequence atgaatAATGGGAATGGTGAATTTGGTGTCATTTGCAAGCCTAATGTTGTTTGCTATGCTGCTATTATAGATGGTCTTTGCAAATATGGGTTAGTAGACAAGGCAAAGAAACTGTTTTCAGAAATGAAGTCCAAGGCTGTTAATCCAAATGTGATTACTTACAACACTTTAATTTATGGATTGTGCAATACATCTAATTGGGAGGAGGCTAAAACTTTATTTGCAGAAATGTCGGATGAAGGTGTAAAGCCTAATGAGGTGACATTTACTGTGCTTATGGATGAACTTTGTAAGAATGGGAAGATTGATGAAGCCAATGGATTGCTCCAACTAATGATTAATAGAGGTATTCACCCCAACACAATTTCTTACAATGCAATTTTAAGTGGTTATTGCTTGGCAGGTAGAATTGAGGATGCAAGAAAACTATTTGATTCCATGGAAAGTAAGGGGTGTAAGCCTAATGTTTTTAGCTTCAATATTTTAATGGATGGTATGTGCTTggcaaataaaattgatgatgctaaggaattgttttctttgatgtttAGTAAGGGATGCAAACCTAATGTAGTTAGCTACACTACGTTGATCAATTGGTATTGTAAGAATCGAAAAGCTGATGAAGCTATTTGTGTTTATAAGGAAATGACCTCAAAGGGAATTCAGCCAACAATCGTTACATTTAACACCTTGCTAAAAGGTCTTTTCATATATGGTAAAGTTGGACATGCAAAAAAACTATTTGGTGAGATGCAACTTAGTAATGTTCCTCCCAATTTAATTACGTATAATATTCTTATTGATGGGTTTTGCAAAAATGGTTGTGTTTTGGGGGCTGTTGAACTGTTTCATTCTTTAAGAAACGGAAACATTCATCCTGACATCATTACTTTCAATTGTCTCATTGATGGTTTGTGCAAAACAAGAAGACTCAATATTGCTTTGGAACTATTTAACAGATGGCGCAATGAAGGATTTGTTCCAGATGTTGTGACATATAACATTCTGTTGTATGGACTTTGTAAAGAAGGGAAGTTGGAGATGGCAAGTAATTTGTTATCAGATATGGAGCAAAATGATTGTGCTCCAGATTGCATCATTTTTAATACTCTTATGTCTGGTTTCTTGCAAAATAATGAGACTTCAAAAGTGGTAGAacttcttcacaaaatgaaagagagaaatgtgaaGCCAGATGCATCCATGGCTTCAATTATTCTAGATTTACTACAAAGGTATAAAAACTACAGTGAAGTCCTAAATTTGCTACCATCATTCTCAAAAGAAGAACCTACGGATAGTTGA
- the LOC123229480 gene encoding pentatricopeptide repeat-containing protein At3g22470, mitochondrial-like isoform X6, with product MSDEGVKPNEVTFTVLMDELCKNGKIDEANGLLQLMINRGIHPNTISYNAILSGYCLAGRIEDARKLFDSMESKGCKPNVFSFNILMDGMCLANKIDDAKELFSLMFSKGCKPNVVSYTTLINWYCKNRKADEAICVYKEMTSKGIQPTIVTFNTLLKGLFIYGKVGHAKKLFGEMQLSNVPPNLITYNILIDGFCKNGCVLGAVELFHSLRNGNIHPDIITFNCLIDGLCKTRRLNIALELFNRWRNEGFVPDVVTYNILLYGLCKEGKLEMASNLLSDMEQNDCAPDCIIFNTLMSGFLQNNETSKVVELLHKMKERNVKPDASMASIILDLLQRYKNYSEVLNLLPSFSKEEPTDS from the coding sequence ATGTCGGATGAAGGTGTAAAGCCTAATGAGGTGACATTTACTGTGCTTATGGATGAACTTTGTAAGAATGGGAAGATTGATGAAGCCAATGGATTGCTCCAACTAATGATTAATAGAGGTATTCACCCCAACACAATTTCTTACAATGCAATTTTAAGTGGTTATTGCTTGGCAGGTAGAATTGAGGATGCAAGAAAACTATTTGATTCCATGGAAAGTAAGGGGTGTAAGCCTAATGTTTTTAGCTTCAATATTTTAATGGATGGTATGTGCTTggcaaataaaattgatgatgctaaggaattgttttctttgatgtttAGTAAGGGATGCAAACCTAATGTAGTTAGCTACACTACGTTGATCAATTGGTATTGTAAGAATCGAAAAGCTGATGAAGCTATTTGTGTTTATAAGGAAATGACCTCAAAGGGAATTCAGCCAACAATCGTTACATTTAACACCTTGCTAAAAGGTCTTTTCATATATGGTAAAGTTGGACATGCAAAAAAACTATTTGGTGAGATGCAACTTAGTAATGTTCCTCCCAATTTAATTACGTATAATATTCTTATTGATGGGTTTTGCAAAAATGGTTGTGTTTTGGGGGCTGTTGAACTGTTTCATTCTTTAAGAAACGGAAACATTCATCCTGACATCATTACTTTCAATTGTCTCATTGATGGTTTGTGCAAAACAAGAAGACTCAATATTGCTTTGGAACTATTTAACAGATGGCGCAATGAAGGATTTGTTCCAGATGTTGTGACATATAACATTCTGTTGTATGGACTTTGTAAAGAAGGGAAGTTGGAGATGGCAAGTAATTTGTTATCAGATATGGAGCAAAATGATTGTGCTCCAGATTGCATCATTTTTAATACTCTTATGTCTGGTTTCTTGCAAAATAATGAGACTTCAAAAGTGGTAGAacttcttcacaaaatgaaagagagaaatgtgaaGCCAGATGCATCCATGGCTTCAATTATTCTAGATTTACTACAAAGGTATAAAAACTACAGTGAAGTCCTAAATTTGCTACCATCATTCTCAAAAGAAGAACCTACGGATAGTTGA
- the LOC123229480 gene encoding pentatricopeptide repeat-containing protein At1g62930, chloroplastic-like isoform X4: MKSKAVNPNVITYNTLIYGLCNTSNWEEAKTLFAEMSDEGVKPNEVTFTVLMDELCKNGKIDEANGLLQLMINRGIHPNTISYNAILSGYCLAGRIEDARKLFDSMESKGCKPNVFSFNILMDGMCLANKIDDAKELFSLMFSKGCKPNVVSYTTLINWYCKNRKADEAICVYKEMTSKGIQPTIVTFNTLLKGLFIYGKVGHAKKLFGEMQLSNVPPNLITYNILIDGFCKNGCVLGAVELFHSLRNGNIHPDIITFNCLIDGLCKTRRLNIALELFNRWRNEGFVPDVVTYNILLYGLCKEGKLEMASNLLSDMEQNDCAPDCIIFNTLMSGFLQNNETSKVVELLHKMKERNVKPDASMASIILDLLQRYKNYSEVLNLLPSFSKEEPTDS; the protein is encoded by the coding sequence ATGAAGTCCAAGGCTGTTAATCCAAATGTGATTACTTACAACACTTTAATTTATGGATTGTGCAATACATCTAATTGGGAGGAGGCTAAAACTTTATTTGCAGAAATGTCGGATGAAGGTGTAAAGCCTAATGAGGTGACATTTACTGTGCTTATGGATGAACTTTGTAAGAATGGGAAGATTGATGAAGCCAATGGATTGCTCCAACTAATGATTAATAGAGGTATTCACCCCAACACAATTTCTTACAATGCAATTTTAAGTGGTTATTGCTTGGCAGGTAGAATTGAGGATGCAAGAAAACTATTTGATTCCATGGAAAGTAAGGGGTGTAAGCCTAATGTTTTTAGCTTCAATATTTTAATGGATGGTATGTGCTTggcaaataaaattgatgatgctaaggaattgttttctttgatgtttAGTAAGGGATGCAAACCTAATGTAGTTAGCTACACTACGTTGATCAATTGGTATTGTAAGAATCGAAAAGCTGATGAAGCTATTTGTGTTTATAAGGAAATGACCTCAAAGGGAATTCAGCCAACAATCGTTACATTTAACACCTTGCTAAAAGGTCTTTTCATATATGGTAAAGTTGGACATGCAAAAAAACTATTTGGTGAGATGCAACTTAGTAATGTTCCTCCCAATTTAATTACGTATAATATTCTTATTGATGGGTTTTGCAAAAATGGTTGTGTTTTGGGGGCTGTTGAACTGTTTCATTCTTTAAGAAACGGAAACATTCATCCTGACATCATTACTTTCAATTGTCTCATTGATGGTTTGTGCAAAACAAGAAGACTCAATATTGCTTTGGAACTATTTAACAGATGGCGCAATGAAGGATTTGTTCCAGATGTTGTGACATATAACATTCTGTTGTATGGACTTTGTAAAGAAGGGAAGTTGGAGATGGCAAGTAATTTGTTATCAGATATGGAGCAAAATGATTGTGCTCCAGATTGCATCATTTTTAATACTCTTATGTCTGGTTTCTTGCAAAATAATGAGACTTCAAAAGTGGTAGAacttcttcacaaaatgaaagagagaaatgtgaaGCCAGATGCATCCATGGCTTCAATTATTCTAGATTTACTACAAAGGTATAAAAACTACAGTGAAGTCCTAAATTTGCTACCATCATTCTCAAAAGAAGAACCTACGGATAGTTGA
- the LOC123229480 gene encoding pentatricopeptide repeat-containing protein At1g62930, chloroplastic-like isoform X2, translated as MVSVGCRPDVVTVGSLITGLCRTDGLCKYGLVDKAKKLFSEMKSKAVNPNVITYNTLIYGLCNTSNWEEAKTLFAEMSDEGVKPNEVTFTVLMDELCKNGKIDEANGLLQLMINRGIHPNTISYNAILSGYCLAGRIEDARKLFDSMESKGCKPNVFSFNILMDGMCLANKIDDAKELFSLMFSKGCKPNVVSYTTLINWYCKNRKADEAICVYKEMTSKGIQPTIVTFNTLLKGLFIYGKVGHAKKLFGEMQLSNVPPNLITYNILIDGFCKNGCVLGAVELFHSLRNGNIHPDIITFNCLIDGLCKTRRLNIALELFNRWRNEGFVPDVVTYNILLYGLCKEGKLEMASNLLSDMEQNDCAPDCIIFNTLMSGFLQNNETSKVVELLHKMKERNVKPDASMASIILDLLQRYKNYSEVLNLLPSFSKEEPTDS; from the exons ATGGTTTCTGTTGGATGTAGGCCTGATGTGGTTACAGTTGGGAGTTTGATCACTGGCTTGTGTCGAACAG ATGGTCTTTGCAAATATGGGTTAGTAGACAAGGCAAAGAAACTGTTTTCAGAAATGAAGTCCAAGGCTGTTAATCCAAATGTGATTACTTACAACACTTTAATTTATGGATTGTGCAATACATCTAATTGGGAGGAGGCTAAAACTTTATTTGCAGAAATGTCGGATGAAGGTGTAAAGCCTAATGAGGTGACATTTACTGTGCTTATGGATGAACTTTGTAAGAATGGGAAGATTGATGAAGCCAATGGATTGCTCCAACTAATGATTAATAGAGGTATTCACCCCAACACAATTTCTTACAATGCAATTTTAAGTGGTTATTGCTTGGCAGGTAGAATTGAGGATGCAAGAAAACTATTTGATTCCATGGAAAGTAAGGGGTGTAAGCCTAATGTTTTTAGCTTCAATATTTTAATGGATGGTATGTGCTTggcaaataaaattgatgatgctaaggaattgttttctttgatgtttAGTAAGGGATGCAAACCTAATGTAGTTAGCTACACTACGTTGATCAATTGGTATTGTAAGAATCGAAAAGCTGATGAAGCTATTTGTGTTTATAAGGAAATGACCTCAAAGGGAATTCAGCCAACAATCGTTACATTTAACACCTTGCTAAAAGGTCTTTTCATATATGGTAAAGTTGGACATGCAAAAAAACTATTTGGTGAGATGCAACTTAGTAATGTTCCTCCCAATTTAATTACGTATAATATTCTTATTGATGGGTTTTGCAAAAATGGTTGTGTTTTGGGGGCTGTTGAACTGTTTCATTCTTTAAGAAACGGAAACATTCATCCTGACATCATTACTTTCAATTGTCTCATTGATGGTTTGTGCAAAACAAGAAGACTCAATATTGCTTTGGAACTATTTAACAGATGGCGCAATGAAGGATTTGTTCCAGATGTTGTGACATATAACATTCTGTTGTATGGACTTTGTAAAGAAGGGAAGTTGGAGATGGCAAGTAATTTGTTATCAGATATGGAGCAAAATGATTGTGCTCCAGATTGCATCATTTTTAATACTCTTATGTCTGGTTTCTTGCAAAATAATGAGACTTCAAAAGTGGTAGAacttcttcacaaaatgaaagagagaaatgtgaaGCCAGATGCATCCATGGCTTCAATTATTCTAGATTTACTACAAAGGTATAAAAACTACAGTGAAGTCCTAAATTTGCTACCATCATTCTCAAAAGAAGAACCTACGGATAGTTGA
- the LOC123229480 gene encoding pentatricopeptide repeat-containing protein At3g22470, mitochondrial-like isoform X1 yields MVSVGCRPDVVTVGSLITGLCRTGNVTVALQLFDEMNNGNGEFGVICKPNVVCYAAIIDGLCKYGLVDKAKKLFSEMKSKAVNPNVITYNTLIYGLCNTSNWEEAKTLFAEMSDEGVKPNEVTFTVLMDELCKNGKIDEANGLLQLMINRGIHPNTISYNAILSGYCLAGRIEDARKLFDSMESKGCKPNVFSFNILMDGMCLANKIDDAKELFSLMFSKGCKPNVVSYTTLINWYCKNRKADEAICVYKEMTSKGIQPTIVTFNTLLKGLFIYGKVGHAKKLFGEMQLSNVPPNLITYNILIDGFCKNGCVLGAVELFHSLRNGNIHPDIITFNCLIDGLCKTRRLNIALELFNRWRNEGFVPDVVTYNILLYGLCKEGKLEMASNLLSDMEQNDCAPDCIIFNTLMSGFLQNNETSKVVELLHKMKERNVKPDASMASIILDLLQRYKNYSEVLNLLPSFSKEEPTDS; encoded by the coding sequence ATGGTTTCTGTTGGATGTAGGCCTGATGTGGTTACAGTTGGGAGTTTGATCACTGGCTTGTGTCGAACAGGTAATGTCACTGTTGCCCTTCAgttatttgatgaaatgaatAATGGGAATGGTGAATTTGGTGTCATTTGCAAGCCTAATGTTGTTTGCTATGCTGCTATTATAGATGGTCTTTGCAAATATGGGTTAGTAGACAAGGCAAAGAAACTGTTTTCAGAAATGAAGTCCAAGGCTGTTAATCCAAATGTGATTACTTACAACACTTTAATTTATGGATTGTGCAATACATCTAATTGGGAGGAGGCTAAAACTTTATTTGCAGAAATGTCGGATGAAGGTGTAAAGCCTAATGAGGTGACATTTACTGTGCTTATGGATGAACTTTGTAAGAATGGGAAGATTGATGAAGCCAATGGATTGCTCCAACTAATGATTAATAGAGGTATTCACCCCAACACAATTTCTTACAATGCAATTTTAAGTGGTTATTGCTTGGCAGGTAGAATTGAGGATGCAAGAAAACTATTTGATTCCATGGAAAGTAAGGGGTGTAAGCCTAATGTTTTTAGCTTCAATATTTTAATGGATGGTATGTGCTTggcaaataaaattgatgatgctaaggaattgttttctttgatgtttAGTAAGGGATGCAAACCTAATGTAGTTAGCTACACTACGTTGATCAATTGGTATTGTAAGAATCGAAAAGCTGATGAAGCTATTTGTGTTTATAAGGAAATGACCTCAAAGGGAATTCAGCCAACAATCGTTACATTTAACACCTTGCTAAAAGGTCTTTTCATATATGGTAAAGTTGGACATGCAAAAAAACTATTTGGTGAGATGCAACTTAGTAATGTTCCTCCCAATTTAATTACGTATAATATTCTTATTGATGGGTTTTGCAAAAATGGTTGTGTTTTGGGGGCTGTTGAACTGTTTCATTCTTTAAGAAACGGAAACATTCATCCTGACATCATTACTTTCAATTGTCTCATTGATGGTTTGTGCAAAACAAGAAGACTCAATATTGCTTTGGAACTATTTAACAGATGGCGCAATGAAGGATTTGTTCCAGATGTTGTGACATATAACATTCTGTTGTATGGACTTTGTAAAGAAGGGAAGTTGGAGATGGCAAGTAATTTGTTATCAGATATGGAGCAAAATGATTGTGCTCCAGATTGCATCATTTTTAATACTCTTATGTCTGGTTTCTTGCAAAATAATGAGACTTCAAAAGTGGTAGAacttcttcacaaaatgaaagagagaaatgtgaaGCCAGATGCATCCATGGCTTCAATTATTCTAGATTTACTACAAAGGTATAAAAACTACAGTGAAGTCCTAAATTTGCTACCATCATTCTCAAAAGAAGAACCTACGGATAGTTGA
- the LOC123229508 gene encoding pentatricopeptide repeat-containing protein At1g62910-like isoform X2: MVRVSDGFVVFASIFRRGFYPDAVTFTSLIIGLCKEGKIEKAIELFGKMVSVGCRPDVVTVGCLITGFCRTDGLCKYGLVDKAKELFSEMKSKAVNPNVITYNTLIYGLCNTSNWEEAKTLFAEMSDEGVKPDEVTFTVVMDELCKNGKIDEANGLLQLMINRGIHPNTITYNAILSGYCLAGRIEDARKLFDSMESKGCKPDVFSFSILMDGMCLPNKIDDAKELFSLMLSKGCKPNVVSYNTLINWYCKNRKADEAICVYKEMTSKGIQPTIVTFSTLLKGLFIYGKVGHAKKLFGEMQLSNVPPSLITYNILIDGFCKNGCVLEAVELFHSLRNGNIHPDIITFNCLIDGLCKTRRLNIALELFNRWRNEGFVPDVVTYNILLYGLCKEGKLEMASNLLSDMEQNDCAPDCISFSTLMSGFLQNNETSKVVELLHKMKERNVKPDASTASIILDLLQRL, from the exons ATGGTCCGGGTTTCTGACGGTTTTGTGGTTTTTGCGAGTATTTTTAGGAGGGGTTTTTACCCTGACGCCGTGACTTTTACTAGTCTGATTATTGGTCTTTGTAAGGAGGGCAAAATTGAGAAGGCGATTGAATTGTTTGGAAAAATGGTTTCTGTTGGATGTAGGCCTGATGTGGTTACAGTTGGGTGTTTGATCACTGGCTTTTGTAGAACAG ATGGTCTTTGCAAATATGGCTTAGTAGACAAGGCGAAGGAACTGTTTTCAGAAATGAAGTCCAAGGCTGTTAATCCAAACGTGATTACTTACAACACTTTAATTTACGGATTGTGCAATACATCTAATTGGGAGGAGGCTAAAACTTTATTTGCAGAAATGTCGGATGAAGGTGTAAAGCCTGATGAGGTGACATTTACTGTGGTTATGGATGAACTTTGTAAGAATGGGAAGATTGATGAAGCCAATGGATTGCTCCAACTAATGATTAATAGAGGTATTCACCCCAACACAATTACTTACAATGCAATTTTAAGTGGTTACTGCTTGGCAGGTAGAATTGAGGATGCAAGAAAACTATTTGATTCCATGGAAAGTAAGGGGTGTAAGCCTGATGTTTTTAGCTTCAGTATTTTGATGGACGGTATGTGCTTgccaaataaaattgatgatgctaaggaattgttttctttgatgttgAGTAAGGGATGCAAACCTAATGTAGTTAGCTACAATACGTTGATCAATTGGTATTGTAAGAATCGAAAAGCTGATGAAGCTATCTGTGTTTATAAGGAAATGACCTCAAAGGGAATTCAGCCAACAATCGTTACATTTAGCACCTTGCTAAAAGGTCTTTTCATATATGGTAAAGTTGGACATGCAAAAAAACTATTTGGTGAGATGCAACTTAGTAATGTTCCTCCCagtttaattacatataatattctTATTGATGGGTTTTGCAAAAATGGTTGTGTTTTGGAGGCTGTTGAACTGTTTCATTCTTTAAGAAACGGAAACATTCATCCTGACATCATTACTTTCAATTGTCTCATTGATGGTTTGTGCAAAACAAGAAGACTCAATATTGCTTTGGAACTATTTAACAGATGGCGCAATGAAGGATTTGTTCCAGATGTTGTGACATATAACATTCTGTTGTATGGACTTTGTAAAGAAGGGAAGTTGGAGATGGCAAGTAATTTGTTATCAGATATGGAACAAAACGATTGTGCTCCTGATTGCATCAGTTTTAGTACTCTTATGTCTGGTTTCTTGCAAAATAATGAGACTTCAAAAGTGGTAGAacttcttcacaaaatgaaagagagaaatgtaaaGCCAGATGCATCCACGGCTTCAATTATTCTAGATTTACTACAAAG GTTGTAG
- the LOC123229508 gene encoding pentatricopeptide repeat-containing protein At1g62910-like isoform X1 codes for MVRVSDGFVVFASIFRRGFYPDAVTFTSLIIGLCKEGKIEKAIELFGKMVSVGCRPDVVTVGCLITGFCRTDGLCKYGLVDKAKELFSEMKSKAVNPNVITYNTLIYGLCNTSNWEEAKTLFAEMSDEGVKPDEVTFTVVMDELCKNGKIDEANGLLQLMINRGIHPNTITYNAILSGYCLAGRIEDARKLFDSMESKGCKPDVFSFSILMDGMCLPNKIDDAKELFSLMLSKGCKPNVVSYNTLINWYCKNRKADEAICVYKEMTSKGIQPTIVTFSTLLKGLFIYGKVGHAKKLFGEMQLSNVPPSLITYNILIDGFCKNGCVLEAVELFHSLRNGNIHPDIITFNCLIDGLCKTRRLNIALELFNRWRNEGFVPDVVTYNILLYGLCKEGKLEMASNLLSDMEQNDCAPDCISFSTLMSGFLQNNETSKVVELLHKMKERNVKPDASTASIILDLLQRYRNYSEVLNLLPVFSNQEPTDS; via the exons ATGGTCCGGGTTTCTGACGGTTTTGTGGTTTTTGCGAGTATTTTTAGGAGGGGTTTTTACCCTGACGCCGTGACTTTTACTAGTCTGATTATTGGTCTTTGTAAGGAGGGCAAAATTGAGAAGGCGATTGAATTGTTTGGAAAAATGGTTTCTGTTGGATGTAGGCCTGATGTGGTTACAGTTGGGTGTTTGATCACTGGCTTTTGTAGAACAG ATGGTCTTTGCAAATATGGCTTAGTAGACAAGGCGAAGGAACTGTTTTCAGAAATGAAGTCCAAGGCTGTTAATCCAAACGTGATTACTTACAACACTTTAATTTACGGATTGTGCAATACATCTAATTGGGAGGAGGCTAAAACTTTATTTGCAGAAATGTCGGATGAAGGTGTAAAGCCTGATGAGGTGACATTTACTGTGGTTATGGATGAACTTTGTAAGAATGGGAAGATTGATGAAGCCAATGGATTGCTCCAACTAATGATTAATAGAGGTATTCACCCCAACACAATTACTTACAATGCAATTTTAAGTGGTTACTGCTTGGCAGGTAGAATTGAGGATGCAAGAAAACTATTTGATTCCATGGAAAGTAAGGGGTGTAAGCCTGATGTTTTTAGCTTCAGTATTTTGATGGACGGTATGTGCTTgccaaataaaattgatgatgctaaggaattgttttctttgatgttgAGTAAGGGATGCAAACCTAATGTAGTTAGCTACAATACGTTGATCAATTGGTATTGTAAGAATCGAAAAGCTGATGAAGCTATCTGTGTTTATAAGGAAATGACCTCAAAGGGAATTCAGCCAACAATCGTTACATTTAGCACCTTGCTAAAAGGTCTTTTCATATATGGTAAAGTTGGACATGCAAAAAAACTATTTGGTGAGATGCAACTTAGTAATGTTCCTCCCagtttaattacatataatattctTATTGATGGGTTTTGCAAAAATGGTTGTGTTTTGGAGGCTGTTGAACTGTTTCATTCTTTAAGAAACGGAAACATTCATCCTGACATCATTACTTTCAATTGTCTCATTGATGGTTTGTGCAAAACAAGAAGACTCAATATTGCTTTGGAACTATTTAACAGATGGCGCAATGAAGGATTTGTTCCAGATGTTGTGACATATAACATTCTGTTGTATGGACTTTGTAAAGAAGGGAAGTTGGAGATGGCAAGTAATTTGTTATCAGATATGGAACAAAACGATTGTGCTCCTGATTGCATCAGTTTTAGTACTCTTATGTCTGGTTTCTTGCAAAATAATGAGACTTCAAAAGTGGTAGAacttcttcacaaaatgaaagagagaaatgtaaaGCCAGATGCATCCACGGCTTCAATTATTCTAGATTTACTACAAAGGTATAGAAACTACAGTGAAGTCCTAAATTTGCTACCAGTGTTCTCTAACCAAGAACCTACGGATAGTTGA